Part of the Natrialbaceae archaeon AArc-T1-2 genome, AATCGACGGTATAGACATGGCTGGGTTCAGTTCCGCAACGATTCCGGAGAACTCGACCTCGGAGATCGAATACCGAGAGGGGAACGATCCGCCGACAGTTCGGAAGCTCTCGAGCCTCAACGAGTACGGCAATCTGTCGCTTGAATCCGGGACGACAGACGCCTCTTATGAACTGTATGAGTGGCGTCAACTCGTTGAGCAGGGGCAACTTGACGAGGCCCGCAGAACGATTGCCGTGGTTCTTCTGAATCAAGAAGGTGACGCGGGCGCTCGCTGGGAGTTCCGACGCGCCTGGCCGCAGGAGTACTCCGCTCCCGACCTCGACGCGACCGGCAACGAGGTGGCTATCGAGTCGCTAGAGATCGTCCACGAAGGAATGGAACGCATCGAGCTATGAGCGGTTCGACGTTGCAGACCGAATTCGAGTTTACGCTCTCGAAGGGCTACGTCGACGACGAGGGGTCGGTCCACCGCGACGGCGTGATGCGGCTGGCGACAGCGGCCGACGAGATCAAGCCGTTGCGCGATCCGCGGGTACAGTCGAACGCCTCGTATCTGACGGTGATCCTGCTGTCGCGAGTCGTAACACAACTCGGCACGCTCGACTCCGTCAATCCTCACGTGATCGAGAATCTCTACGTGTCTGACCTGGCGTACCTCCAGGACCTGTACGAACGGGTTAACGAACGTGGCGCCGACGTCATCGACGCCGTCTGTCCTGACTGTGGCGAGCAATTCGAGGTCGAACACGAACTCGATGGGGAGGTCGCGTCGGGAAACCCAGAGGAAATGGGCAGTCTGGAGGAGTGATGCGCGATCCCGACCGCATTTATCGGGAAGTCGCATTCATCACCTACCACTTCGGTTGGAGTCACGAGACTGTCTTGGAGATGCCCCACTGGGAGCGCAAACGGTGGTGCGAGGAGATCAGCCGGATCAACGAGCGGATGAACGAGGGTGCGTAGTGGTGGCACCAGAGCGTGGGGATCCGGATGAGGGCGAGGATCCGTATGAACGAAAGGATCCGTATCTCGACTACCGATTCACAGTAGAAGTGGATTCGCTAGTCTTTGCCGGGTTCACCGAGGTGACTGGAATCGAACGGGAAGTCGAAACGGAGGAGGTTGAGGAGGGCGGTGTCAACGGCTTCACTCATCACCTCCCGACGGGGTATACGAACTCGAACCTGACGCTCAGCCGTGGATTGACCGACGCCACAGAGCTGTGGGATTGGCTGCAACTATCCGGGGACGAACCGGTCGACCGTCGTAACTGTCGGATTCTGCTGCAGGACACGATGGGTGCTGAGACCTGGGGCTGGGAGGTACACGACGCCTACCCCGTCCGATGGGAGGGTCCTGATCTCGAGGCCGACGGGGGCGCGGTCGCGATGGAGACGCTTGAACTCAACCACAGAGGGATCACGCGGATCGACGGACGACCCTGACAATGACTACGCCCTACGCAAACGAGCGGGCACACCTCCGGGACGAACTTCGACGGCTGGATCTGCTACTCGAGCGGTACCTGTCAGCCTGGCGGACCGAACGCGGAGGGGCCAGCCAGGGCGGTGGCCTCTACGTCTCCGGCGAACAGGTCGATCAGCTCCTCGATGTCGACGTCGGGACGGGCGCCAGCGCCACCGAGTCGAGCGAGCCTACCCACAGATCCCGCCGAACGAGTTCCCCCGGCAGCACACCGAACGGAAGGGACGAGTGCTCGGTGCACTCGAACGCACTCGAGGCAGTCACCGAGGGGATCGAGCAGCGCAGTCACCGAACGCTTGTGGCGGGAACCGAGCTTCGTCTCGTCACGCTCACAGAGCGGTTCGATCTCGACCGGCGAACCCTCGACGCCCTGCTGGTCGCGCTAGCGCCGGAGTTAGACGTCAAGTACGAGAAAATCTACGCCTATCTTCAGGACGACCTCACGCGCAAGCGCCCGACGGTCGGGCTCGTCCTCGGGGTGATCGCGGGATCCGCCGGCGGAGCGCTCGAACATCGCGACTTGTTCCGGCGCTCGCCGCTCGTGACCGACGACCTGGTCCGTCTCTCCGGGCCGGACGATTCGATGCTGTCGCGGTTCGTCGAGATCGACGACCGCGTTGTAGCGTACCTTCTCGGAGACGACGGGATCGATACAGCCCTTGATTCGTTCGCCGAATGCGTAGATTCTGGGCAGCTCAACCGCACGTTCGGTCGGATCGGAGCCGCGGGTCGCGAGGTGGGCCAGTCAAGGACTGACCCTGCAGCTGGCGAATGCGGGGTAGACGGGTGGCCCGACAACACGGATTCGGACGTTCCGTCCGCAGTAGCACGACTGCCGCTCCCAGTCTCGACGCGTCGGGAACTCGGAACGCTGATTGATCACCTGAACGGGGGTGACCCGACCATAGTCCACTTCCACGGGCCCTACGGCGCCGGTCCGCGAATCGCGGTGCCTGCAATCTGTGCGACGCTCGGTTCGCCGGTCGTGACGGTCGACGCGACCCGGCTCCCGTCCGACGGCATCGAGGAGACGCTCGACCTGCTCGTGCGGGAAGCTCGGTTCGCAGACGGGGCCCTGTACGTCTACGACCTGGACAACCCGAACCGCGAATCGGAGGAAGAGCGTCCGGAGCGTCCCGGGACAGTCGAGACGGCACTCCGGCGGCTCGACGGGTTCGGCGGTCACGTATTCCTCTCCGGTCGGGAGCCGCTGTCGTCGCGCCTGCAGACGGCAATCGACGGCCACGAATTCGCCACTCTCGAGTTCGACCGACCGGCGTACGAACTGCGGCGTGCGCTCTGGGAAGCAGTCGACCTCCCGGATGACGTCGACCCGTCCGACCTTGCGGCGAAGTTCCAGTTCACGCCCGGCCAGATCGACGACGCGATGGCCACTGCGCGTGCCTCGGTAGTCGACGGTGATCCGACGCCAGCGGACGTCTACGAGGGGTGTCGTGCCCAGTCCCGGGCGAACCTCGCAGAACTCGCGGGGAAGATCGAGCCGAGCTACACCCTGGAGGACATCGTGTTGCCCGACGATGAACTGGTGCAGTTGCGTGACGTCGTAGCGATGGTCGAGGGGCGTGGACGGGTCTACTCCGACTGGGGGTTCGAAGCCGCCCACCGGGGCGGCAGCGGCATCAACGTCCTGTTCGCCGGCCCGTCGGGGACGGGCAAGACGATGGCGGCCGAGATCGTCGCCAGCGAAACCGGTCTCGATCTCTACCGGGTCGATCTGGCGAGTATCGTCAGCAAGTACATCGGCGAGACCGAGAGCAACCTCCAGCAGCTCTTCGACGAGGCTGCCGCCAGCAACGCCATCCTCTTTTTCGACGAGGCCGACGCCCTGTTCGGCGAGCGGACCGAGGTCAGCGACTCCACCGACCGATACGCCAACGTCGAGGTGAACTACCTTCTCCAGCGGATGGAGGCCCACGACGGCGTGGTCATGCTGGCGACGAATTTCAAGGAAAACGTCGACGAGGCGTTCCGCCGCCGGATCAACGCGAGCGTCGAGTTCCCCTCGCCCGACCGGGAGGCACGCGAGCGCATCTGGCGGTCGATCTTCCCAGTGGAGACGCCGGTTGGTGACCTCGACTGGTCGTTCCTGTCGTCGTTCGAACTCGCCGGCGGCGACATCAACAACGCGGCGCTGCGAGCGGCGTTCAAGGCGGCCGACGACGGCGGCGTCGTGGGGATGGAACACGTCGTCGCGGCGGTGCGCCGGGAACTCGAAAAGTCCGGGCAACTGGTTTCGGCGGACGACTTCGGCGAGTATCGAGAGTACCTATGACCCGACAACGAAAGACCGACGAGCGATCGAGCGACGAGACGGTTCGGGACCGAGTGACGAGCGAGCGGATCTCCGAGGAGGCCAGCGGGCACCTGGACCGGGTGTCGAACAGGACCGCCGCGGTTCACCGTGCGGTCGGAAATCAACACGTCCGACGGCTCCACTCCGAGCTAGAGACTGAATGGAAGGTGAGTCAAGAGTCGACGTGGCCCTCACAGCGGGCGAGCAATGCGGTGATTGATGACGACCCCGAACGGCCGACGGAGCGGTCACTACACGCGCGCGAAACGCATTTCCAGCCGAAACTGGACATGTGTTTACCAAACGACCCTGCGGAGAAAGAGGCCGAGAGAGTCGCTGAGCGGGTGGTGGAGATGGAACGTTCGGGCGAGTCCCAGACGAAAGACCCCCGGACAGCGGGCCAGAAGTCGGGTGCTGGCGCGACGCTCTCGGAATCTGCCGACAGACCAGCGGGTGGCCGCGAGGTGTTCGGGGCGACCGAGGCGACAGTTCGACGCGGCGTTCGGGGGGGCGGAAAGCCGTTGCCGACACAGCTCCGGGCGCGTTTCGAAGCCCGTTTCGGAGCGGACTTCTCCGACGTAAATGTCCATACGAACGCTGTTGCAAACGAGGCGGCCAGAGCAATCGGCGCCGAAGCGTATACGCTGGGTTCGGATATCGCGTTCGGGACCGGGAAATACAGGCCCAGTTTGACCTCTGGCAAGAAGCTGTTGGCTCACGAACTCACCCATGTCGTACAACAGAACGGCAGCGACGTCAACCGCCGTTTGGTTGCAGATACCCTGCACCGGCAGGTCTCCTCGAGCTCGTCTGGGTGGGTGGTCGTCGACGAATCGATCGGAGAACGGTACCCAGTCACCACACACGGGAACATCGTCAGTGTCAGTCTCCCGGATACCACTATCGGCGTCCACAGTCTGGGTGCCCTGGAACGAGAACTGGAGTTGCACGAGCACTCGTATTCCCTGCAGCGACCGGAGGCTGATCAAGCAGGTGACCTTGACGACCGGTCAGGTGACGAAGACACAGACGAACGGACGAGCCAGGAGGAACAACCGGATCGCAGCGCGGAACCGGTCGAAGAAGAGACAGTCCACGTGCTCGAACCCGACGGCACACACAGGGAAGTCCCAATCCGCCAGGCCCGGATCGTGTCCCGACGGATCAAGTGGGAAATCCGGGAAAATAACTACGCCGCTCTCAGGACTGCGTTCGGCCTCTACGAAGCGCTGGAAGACCAGGCCGGATTCGTCCAGTTCATCTCGGCATCCCGGGGCGGGGCCGAAGCTCCCGACATGGAGAAAGGCGAATGGGCGCTGGAGCGATTCGAAATGGCGATGGAATCCGCCGCGATCACCGAAAGCCACGGTGTCAAATCGATCAATTTGCAGAACGCCAAACGCCTGTACGAAAACGCCGAAGGCCCGGCCCAGGAGATCCACGACCAGATTTACGAGTATCGAGACAACGTGATAGGTGGCGCGGAATCCGTGGCGGACGACGCGAGGATGGTTCGAGACGTCAGTTTCACCGTCAACGCCGCTCTCGCGACCGGTGGGGTCGGTGCGGCCGGGAACGCGGCCGGATGGAGCGCCACACAGATCGCGGTCGCACAGGCAGGGACTGCGGGTACCTTTGCCGCGGTCAGCGAGGGTTTCGAGTACTCCGACGAACTGGTTGCGAACCCCTCAAAAGAGTTCAATTGGAGGGAACTGTCTGGTAGAGCGCTGAGAGAGTTTTTCATCGCTGCCATCACGGAACTCGCTGCCGGGAAGGTCAGGGACACGCTACGTGCCACATTCTTCGACTCGGCCGATTTCGGGGCCTTCCACGACTCGATGATCGACGTGGCCAGTTCTGTCGACAAGTCCATCGGAAATCTGCACGTCGAGTTCGTCAGAAGACAACTCGTCGAAATGTTCGCCGATCTGGGCGAAGACCTGATCGAACAGAGCCTCGAAGGATTGATCGATGGCGTAGTGGAGGCAGTCACCGCCGAAGGACAGATGATAAGCGTAAACGACGGACTCGAGGCGTTTGCCGAACAGTTCAAGAACTGGAACCCTTTCCGGGCTCTCGTCGAACAGCGAATCATAGCGTCCTTTGAGCTCCTTGGATTCGACTTGGAACTGGAAGACGAAGGTGTGGATGTCGTCGATCTACTCGACGTGTGATCGCCTCCACCCGGCTTCGTTACCGAGTCGCCGATCGATCCGGTCGCTCCAGGGGAACTCGGCGGTGTACGACACCCACACGTTCGTGCAGTCTCCAGTCACCCCAGCCGATCGGCCAGTTCCTGCGAGAGCGCGTCGGAGGTCGTCACGTCGCCGTCGGTGCGCTCGATCAGTCCCACGTCCTCGAGCACGCGGAGGGTAAATTCGATCTTGTCCACGCTCCTCTCGGGGGATAGCTCCCCCGTGAGCACCTCAGCGTCGTCGGGAACCGGTTCGGTCTCGACAACGTACGCCAGCACGTCGACGTGTCGGTCCCTGTGACTATCGTAGATCTGCCGTCCTTCGCGCTCGCCGAACTCGTCGAGCAGTTCATACAGGAGAGACTCGCGCTTCGGTTCGGGTTCCTCCGGTTCCTCTGGCTCGGGTTCTGTCGGCTCCTCCGGTTCAGTCACATCGGTCGCTCCAGAACCGTCGACAGATCGGCGGTTCAAGAGGTAGACGACTCCAGGAATGATCGCGATTCCCCAGAACATGGACGGAAAGATGTAGAGCCATCTGCTCTCGGGCCAGCCCGTCTGCTCTGCCAGCTGCTTGCTGTCGATGTACAGAGCGATCGGGAGCAACGGCCAGGAGACGAGGAATATCAACAGTAACGTGCCCCGACCGAGAGCATCAATCCAGAGATGAGCGACCAGAACGATCCAGCCGGCGGTAGCGAGGATCGCCGCGGCGTGCCAGCCGGCGGAAGGCACCTCATTGTTACCCTCGCGCCCGCCATCGGTCGCTACGATAGCCGAGGAGTCGCGACTATCCGACCTCGAACGACACACCCTGCAGACGCCGTTATCCGATTCCACCTCCACACCGCAGTTCAGACAATGTTTCATTACAGACCATTCTCACTTTCTATATAAATAAGTTGGTTTGATTAGTGTTCGTTGGCCGAATCGCCACCGGGGTCGGCTTCACGTCTGTGATTCGATGGCCGGTTTGCGAGGATCCTTCCTGATGCGTATTCTGGGGTTGTGAATTGTCTGAACGAAAAGTATTATAATAGGAGAATGTGAACAATGGACAGACCATTGAACAGTAAGCCGCTTCGACTGTTCCCGGCAAGTCGCGGGGTATTTGAATGAGCGATCCGTCACGGGTCGACGGAGTCCCCCGGTTCGCCAGAGACGTCACAATCAGTTCGACCCGATCAGACCATACACCGCAGGGTCACAATACCCTCAGGGTACTGTCTCCGTTCGGCGGCCTGTTATCTCTGACTTTGGGCGACACCGACGAGCAGGCACCCGACCTCTCGTATCTGACGCTGGAGCAAATCGTCCACCGGACGGTTGTGACAGAACAGTCGAACCGCGATGGACGTGTTCCCGAAGCAACCGCCGAGGCAGGAACAGCCGGTGTCAACAGTACTGCCCGCACCGGAGATGACCTCGACGTTTCGGAGGCCAACGAAGCGTCCGAACCGCTAGTCTACGAGGTTCTTCGGTCGGGCAAGGGCTCTGACGATGTCGGCTCCAACCGTCACTCGACTGATGCCACCGACGCCGAACCGGGCAACGTCTTCGACGGTCCCAAATCGATTAGCGTCTCGTCGTCCGATCCGGAGAGCACGACAGCCTTCTCATCTAATAGCCCTGAATCAGGGTTGGATACGACGACTGCGGACTGGTCGAACGAGTCGATCGAACCCGGCGACGGCGGACCTATCGACCGACGAGTCGACGACGGAGCCGCAAGAACAGTGGCGAACCGTCCAGGGAGCGCGACAGGTCAGTCGAACCGCAAGGGACGTGTTCCCGAAGCGACCGCCGAGGCAGGAACAGCCGGTGTCAACAGTACTGCCCGCACCGGAGATGACCTCGACGTTTCGGAGACCAACGAAGCGTCCGAACCGCTAGTCTACGAGGTTCTTCGGTCGGGCAAGGGCTCTGACGATGTCGGTTCCAACCGTCACTCGACTGATGTCACCGACGCCGAACCGGGCAACGTCTTCGACGGTCCCAAATTGATTAGCGTCTCGTCGTCCGATCCAGAGAGCACGACAGTTTTCTCATCTAATAGCCCTGAATCAGGGTTGGATACGACGACTGCGGACAGGTCGAACGAGTCGATCGAACCCGGCGACGGCGGACCTATCGACCGACGAGCCGACGACGGAGCCGCAAGAACAGTGGCGAACCGTCCAGGGAGCGCGACAGGGACTGAACCGACCTCGCCGAACACAGACGAGTTCCCATCGAACACGGACCGTTCGTCGGGAGGGATGACCCGAACCGCGTCCGATCCCTCCGAATCCGGCAGTAACACGCCGGAGTTAACGACCCGACAACTTCAACCCCGGAACGAGACTCCCAGTGAGACGGCGAGAGCGACGGAATCGGCCGGATCGTTCAGTCCCATCCGTACCATCGAACCACCGGACTCCGCGGCGACGGCGGATCGAACGTCTGCAGAGACGCCTGGGATGTTCGGTGCCGAACCGACCTCGGATCGGTTGGCGACCAGTGAGCCGCCGCTCACGGTACGCCAGTCCCGGGAAAGCGAGCACGGACATCGGTCCGACGACTGGCCCTCCCAGTCGAACCGCGGGCAATCAGACCGTACGCGTTCGATCGAGCCCGGGAAGTCGGTACAGGACCGCGGGTCGCCGCCAGAGTCCGACGGCGCGTCCGACAGCTCCGACCCCGTGCAGTTGCTCAGGTCGGGTGGCCCGCGCCGGAACGCGTTCGTAGACGAACTGTACCGAGCACTCGAACGCAAGCGCGCTATCGAACGGGACCGGAGTGGTCGGTAAATGTCGTCAGCGCCCACGAGTTCCGATCTGCAGAAGGCCCACATCCAGGTGCTCGACGAGGACGGCGAGTCGAAAGAGGAGATTCCAGTCCTGTTTAATCCCTCGGAGTACAGCACGAGCAAATCAATCACCTACGAGGACCAGAAGATCGCTGGCACGACGACACCGGCAACGCAGTTCTCCGACGGGGATGCGGAGACGCTTTCGATGACGCTGTTTTTCGACACGTACGAACGCTCCGAGGATGTCCAGAACCATACAGACCAACTCGACCAACTTCTGGAACTGGACAGCGAACGGCACGCCCCCCCGGTTTGTCGGTTCGTCTGGGGGGAGTTCATGTTCAAAGCAGTTGTCGAGAGCCTCGATAAACAGTTCACGATGTTTCTCCCGGAGGGGACCCCGGTTCGAGCCAGCGTCGATGTACAGTTTAGGGAGTATCGACCGCCACGGGAACAACGAAAAGAGAAGCCGCTCCACTCGACCGACAAGACGACGACCTGGCGGGTGATCGAAGGTGACACGCTGCCGAGAATCGCTGCCAAAGAGTACAATGACGCCGGAAAGTGGCGGCCAATTGCTGAGCGAAACGACATTGAGACTCCCCGTGATCTCGACCCCGGTACAGTGTTGGTGATTCCGCCACTATGACGGACTTCGAAGCGCTCGAGGAGAAGTACGACGGCTTCGATCCACCACGATTCAAAATCGAGGTCGGAGATCATACGTTCACCGACGCCGACGCCCGGATCGTCGGCATCTCGATCGATACGGCGCTCTCGGAGACCAACCGGGTCGAACTCACCATCGATGGCGGGTTCGATCCCGGATTAGGCGAATTCGCGGAAGTCGACTGGGACTGCTGGACGATCGGCACGCAGCTGGACGTACGCATGGGGTACGGTGACGAGCTGGAGAAGCTATTTCACGGCGCGATCGACTCGGTCCAGTCGCGGTTCTCGACGGAAGGCGGTGCCGTCTTGCAGATCAGTGGGCTGGACCCGAGAAATAAACTGATGGGAAACGAGGTCGACGACTCCTGGGAGGACACGACCGTCGGAGCGGTCGTCGAGGACGTCCTCGAGACAGGGGAGTACGACTTCCCCGACGTGAACGTCGAAGGGGTCGAGGGGACGGGGAAAGACCGGATCGGCGGGGGCGACATGGTAGGCGAGACCCCTGGAGATCTGACGGTGGAGAAAGTGTTCCAGTCCGACGAGAGCCACTACGACATCCTCTCAAAGCTCGCTGACAGGTTCGGATACGAACTGTTTTTCCGGGGCGAGACATTCCACTATCGGCGTCCGCGGTGGCACGCCGAACCGGCTCTGGAACTCGAGTACGGTCGCTCCCTCCGTTCGTTCGCTCCGTACCTGCCGGGGAACCGTCGGGACGTGGGAACGGTCGTAGTGACCGATTCCGAGGGCACGTCGAAGGAGCCGATCAGCGGCGAGGCGAGGCGGGAGGAGGGCGAGGAGGTCGTCGAGCGAACAGCGCGCGTGGGATCCGAGGTCGAGGCCGAGGCGCACGCCCACGCCGTCCTCCGAGAGCTCACGCTTGGACCGACCAACGAGGCGGAGGTGCTGGGGCTTCCGGACCTTCGGATCGGACGGCCCATCAAAGTCACCGGTGTGGGCACATTTTCGGGAATCTACTACGTGGAGGAATCGACCCACCGGCTCGACAGCGCGGGATACACGACCAAAGCTACGGTACGAACGATCGACGCATGAGTAGAAACAGTCGATACCCGAGGAGAGGAGTGATCGATACATGAGTACGCCGGACGAACCGGCCGGCCGCGGAGAAGACGTGTTCACCGGCGTCACTGTCGGAATCGTCACAAACAACGAGGACCCCGAAGGGCTGGGCCGCGTCAAGGTCACTTTCCCGTGGCGAAGTACCGATGACGAGACCCTGTGGGCACCGGTCGTGGCGCCGATGGCCGGCGACGAGATGGGGACGTACTTCCTCCCGGAAGTAGACGACCGCGTGCTTGTCGCCTTCGAACGTGGAGACTTCCGATACCCCTACGTCGTCGGGTCGCTTTGGCACGAGAACCATGCACCGCCAACCGAGAACGAAGGTGACAACGACATTCGCACGATACGATCGCGAAGCGGCCACCAGCTCAGCTTCGATGATGACGAATCCGAGGGGAAGGTCCAGATCGAGACGGCGGCGGGCCATACGATCACGCTCGACGACACCAGTGGAAGTGAAACGATCAAGATCGAGGACAGTTCGGGGGCCAACCGGATCGAATTCAACCCACCGTCAAACGAACTGTCGATCGAGAGCGACGGAACGCTTTCGATCGACGCGATGGCGATCGAGATCAGCGGAACAGGGAACGTCTCGATCGAGGCCGGCGGCGTGTTGAGCCTCGACGGAATGCTCATCGAACTAAACTGATACCAATGCCACCAGCTGCACGAGTCACCGACGCGACCGCACACGGATCACCCCTGTCGGGGCCGGGGAGCCCGAACGTGCTGATCGAGGGATTGCCTGCCTGGCGAGCGACCGTCGACTTCCACGCCTGTCCGATCTCGGATCCGAGTCCCCACGTCGGGGGTGTCGTCCCGACCGGGAGTTCGTCCGTCCTCATTAACGGCGTCCCGGCGGCAAGAATGGGGGACACGATCGCGGAGAGCGGTCCACCCAACACGATCGTAAGTGGCAGTCAAACGGTGATCATCGGATGACCCGCACTCCTGATTCTGATCATGAATTCCTCGGGCGCGGCTGGGCGTTCCCGGTCGCGACGACTAGCGGCGACGTCGATCTCGCGAGCGGCGAGCGGACTATCGAGGAGTCTATTCGGGTCATCATCGGGACCGCAAAGGGCGAGCGGATCATGCGGCCCGATTTCGGGTGTCGGATCCACGAGTACGTGTTCGAGACTATCGACACGTCGACGAAGTCGTTGATCGAGACCGCGGTCGAGGACGCTCTCGTCGAGTGGGAACCGCGGATCGACGTCGAGAACGTCACCGTGTCGACTGACCGACTCTCGACGGGCGAACTCATGATCAGTGTCGACTACACGGTTCGGGACACCAACAACGAGCACAATCTGGTGTATCCGTTCTATGTAGGGAGTGAACGATCATGAGCGACGGACCGGATATCGACGGGCGGAGTCGCGACGACGTGGCAGAACGCGCCCGGTCGATTGCACCGGCGTACGCCGATGAATGGGAGCCACATGAGGACGGTCCCGGAACAGTGCTCCTCGAGCTGTTCGCAGACATGGCTGGGGATGTCGTCGAACGACTCGACCAAGTTCCGGAGAAACATCGCATCTCGTTTCTGGACACGGTTGGGTTCGACCGCGACCCGCCCCAGTCGGCAGAGGCACCGGTTCGCTTCGAGATTGCCGACGGCGCGGACGACAACGTGCGCGTTCCCAGCGGCACGCAGGTTACTGCGGGTGCGACAGACGACCGCCCCAAGCAGGTCTTCGAAATCGAGGACGGGTTCGAGGCGACGCCGGCTAATCTGGAGCGAGTCTACAGTGTCGATCCGGCCGAGGACGTTATCGTGGAACACACGCCTCTGCTGACCGACCGCTCGAAAACCGAACTCTTCTCCGCAGAGCCGCCGCAACGGCCCAACCGTCAGCGACACGCCCTCTATATCGGCCACGAAGACCGTCTCGACCTGGGACCGGGTGCGAGTCTGGAGCTGGTCGTCGACACTCGGGCCACCGAGGACACGCTCGAGACGCTAGTATGGGAGTTCTTCGGGACGCGGGGCGACGAGGAGGGATGGCACCCATTTCCGGGATCGGTTGACGTCCAGCAGCTCGTCCACATCGAGGAATTCGTCGAAGCATTGGACTTCGAGACGATCGACCGGTACGCCGCTGCCGGGGACGCCGCGTCGATACTGGCGTACTTCGACAATCGCCTCGCCGAGTTCGGTCTCCGGGAAGTGTTCTACAGGAGCGATCCGGAGGAGACGGTCTCGCGAATGTTTAACCTCGAGCCATCCGACTGGCAGGCCCTCGTGGAAACGCCCACCGTCCAGCTGGTCGTCGACGTACAGATTTTCCTACAGGAAGTCGATTACGGGTCGATCCACGGGTACCTGACTGGCGAGGGGACCCAGCCGCTACTCGAGTATCTATTCGATCGCATCAGTGATGTCGGTCTCGAATCGGTC contains:
- a CDS encoding phage tail protein; translated protein: MPDTHGPFRNERFRLEIDGIDMAGFSSATIPENSTSEIEYREGNDPPTVRKLSSLNEYGNLSLESGTTDASYELYEWRQLVEQGQLDEARRTIAVVLLNQEGDAGARWEFRRAWPQEYSAPDLDATGNEVAIESLEIVHEGMERIEL
- a CDS encoding phage tail protein codes for the protein MAPERGDPDEGEDPYERKDPYLDYRFTVEVDSLVFAGFTEVTGIEREVETEEVEEGGVNGFTHHLPTGYTNSNLTLSRGLTDATELWDWLQLSGDEPVDRRNCRILLQDTMGAETWGWEVHDAYPVRWEGPDLEADGGAVAMETLELNHRGITRIDGRP
- a CDS encoding ATP-binding protein; translated protein: MTTPYANERAHLRDELRRLDLLLERYLSAWRTERGGASQGGGLYVSGEQVDQLLDVDVGTGASATESSEPTHRSRRTSSPGSTPNGRDECSVHSNALEAVTEGIEQRSHRTLVAGTELRLVTLTERFDLDRRTLDALLVALAPELDVKYEKIYAYLQDDLTRKRPTVGLVLGVIAGSAGGALEHRDLFRRSPLVTDDLVRLSGPDDSMLSRFVEIDDRVVAYLLGDDGIDTALDSFAECVDSGQLNRTFGRIGAAGREVGQSRTDPAAGECGVDGWPDNTDSDVPSAVARLPLPVSTRRELGTLIDHLNGGDPTIVHFHGPYGAGPRIAVPAICATLGSPVVTVDATRLPSDGIEETLDLLVREARFADGALYVYDLDNPNRESEEERPERPGTVETALRRLDGFGGHVFLSGREPLSSRLQTAIDGHEFATLEFDRPAYELRRALWEAVDLPDDVDPSDLAAKFQFTPGQIDDAMATARASVVDGDPTPADVYEGCRAQSRANLAELAGKIEPSYTLEDIVLPDDELVQLRDVVAMVEGRGRVYSDWGFEAAHRGGSGINVLFAGPSGTGKTMAAEIVASETGLDLYRVDLASIVSKYIGETESNLQQLFDEAAASNAILFFDEADALFGERTEVSDSTDRYANVEVNYLLQRMEAHDGVVMLATNFKENVDEAFRRRINASVEFPSPDREARERIWRSIFPVETPVGDLDWSFLSSFELAGGDINNAALRAAFKAADDGGVVGMEHVVAAVRRELEKSGQLVSADDFGEYREYL
- a CDS encoding DUF4157 domain-containing protein, with the protein product MTSERISEEASGHLDRVSNRTAAVHRAVGNQHVRRLHSELETEWKVSQESTWPSQRASNAVIDDDPERPTERSLHARETHFQPKLDMCLPNDPAEKEAERVAERVVEMERSGESQTKDPRTAGQKSGAGATLSESADRPAGGREVFGATEATVRRGVRGGGKPLPTQLRARFEARFGADFSDVNVHTNAVANEAARAIGAEAYTLGSDIAFGTGKYRPSLTSGKKLLAHELTHVVQQNGSDVNRRLVADTLHRQVSSSSSGWVVVDESIGERYPVTTHGNIVSVSLPDTTIGVHSLGALERELELHEHSYSLQRPEADQAGDLDDRSGDEDTDERTSQEEQPDRSAEPVEEETVHVLEPDGTHREVPIRQARIVSRRIKWEIRENNYAALRTAFGLYEALEDQAGFVQFISASRGGAEAPDMEKGEWALERFEMAMESAAITESHGVKSINLQNAKRLYENAEGPAQEIHDQIYEYRDNVIGGAESVADDARMVRDVSFTVNAALATGGVGAAGNAAGWSATQIAVAQAGTAGTFAAVSEGFEYSDELVANPSKEFNWRELSGRALREFFIAAITELAAGKVRDTLRATFFDSADFGAFHDSMIDVASSVDKSIGNLHVEFVRRQLVEMFADLGEDLIEQSLEGLIDGVVEAVTAEGQMISVNDGLEAFAEQFKNWNPFRALVEQRIIASFELLGFDLELEDEGVDVVDLLDV
- a CDS encoding CIS tube protein, with amino-acid sequence MSSAPTSSDLQKAHIQVLDEDGESKEEIPVLFNPSEYSTSKSITYEDQKIAGTTTPATQFSDGDAETLSMTLFFDTYERSEDVQNHTDQLDQLLELDSERHAPPVCRFVWGEFMFKAVVESLDKQFTMFLPEGTPVRASVDVQFREYRPPREQRKEKPLHSTDKTTTWRVIEGDTLPRIAAKEYNDAGKWRPIAERNDIETPRDLDPGTVLVIPPL
- a CDS encoding phage late control D family protein, with the protein product MTDFEALEEKYDGFDPPRFKIEVGDHTFTDADARIVGISIDTALSETNRVELTIDGGFDPGLGEFAEVDWDCWTIGTQLDVRMGYGDELEKLFHGAIDSVQSRFSTEGGAVLQISGLDPRNKLMGNEVDDSWEDTTVGAVVEDVLETGEYDFPDVNVEGVEGTGKDRIGGGDMVGETPGDLTVEKVFQSDESHYDILSKLADRFGYELFFRGETFHYRRPRWHAEPALELEYGRSLRSFAPYLPGNRRDVGTVVVTDSEGTSKEPISGEARREEGEEVVERTARVGSEVEAEAHAHAVLRELTLGPTNEAEVLGLPDLRIGRPIKVTGVGTFSGIYYVEESTHRLDSAGYTTKATVRTIDA
- a CDS encoding phage baseplate assembly protein V, which translates into the protein MSTPDEPAGRGEDVFTGVTVGIVTNNEDPEGLGRVKVTFPWRSTDDETLWAPVVAPMAGDEMGTYFLPEVDDRVLVAFERGDFRYPYVVGSLWHENHAPPTENEGDNDIRTIRSRSGHQLSFDDDESEGKVQIETAAGHTITLDDTSGSETIKIEDSSGANRIEFNPPSNELSIESDGTLSIDAMAIEISGTGNVSIEAGGVLSLDGMLIELN
- a CDS encoding PAAR domain-containing protein gives rise to the protein MPPAARVTDATAHGSPLSGPGSPNVLIEGLPAWRATVDFHACPISDPSPHVGGVVPTGSSSVLINGVPAARMGDTIAESGPPNTIVSGSQTVIIG